One genomic segment of Helianthus annuus cultivar XRQ/B chromosome 14, HanXRQr2.0-SUNRISE, whole genome shotgun sequence includes these proteins:
- the LOC110906572 gene encoding uncharacterized protein LOC110906572: MDSSSSSSYDKFVLSSSSDDEAELILSAVTMVMKAIVEDADEWTSQPQPKPKLRKYIVHECETANDLLVSDYFSPESTYDERLFRRRFRMSKKLFLRISKDLEDNYAFFRQRPDEREHHAKYHGLPGMIGNLDCMKWEWELCPTAWQSSHTSGYHGMPAMMLEAVTSQDLWICHALFDGTLDSKRMKFNKVQMVARKDIERAFGVLQKRWRILSMHCRLYEKDQIRNMKYVCIILHNMILEDEWRAIVEYYGEEPESNHEDMSDEERTQNQYRIESRQISSNLRADLVEHVSTPPRFNSNEDD, encoded by the exons atggaTTCTTCAAGTTCAAGTTCGTATGATAAATTTGTTTTGTCATCCTCATCCGACGACGAGGCAGAATTAATATTATCAGCAGTGACGATGGTGATGAAAGCAATTGTTGAAGATGCAGATGAATGGACTTCCCAAccccaacccaaacccaaacTGAGGAAGTATATTGTTCATGAATGCGAAACCGCAAACGATTTGCTGGTAAGCGATTATTTCTCACCCGAATCAACGTATGATGAAAGattgtttaggcgtcgttttcgtatgagtaaaaaattatttttaagaaTATCAAAGGATTTAGAGGATAATTATGCTTTTTTCCGACAAAGACCCGATGAGCGTG AACATCACGCCAAATATCATGGTCTCCCCGGGATGATCGGTaatttagattgtatgaaatgggagTGGGAACTTTGTCCAACTGCATGGCAAAGCTCTCACACAAGTGGATATCATGGAATGCCGGCTATGATGCTTGAAGCGGTTACATCACAAGATCTTTGGATCTGTCATGCATTATTTG ATGGAACCCTAGATTCTAAAAGAATGAAGTTTAACAAAGTTCAGATGGTGGCACGCAAAGACATTGAGCGAGCATTTGGTGTTTTGCAGAAAAGGTGGCGCATTTTAAGCATGCATTGTCGATtgtatgaaaaagatcaaataaGAAACATGAAATATGTGTGCATCATTCTACACAATATGATTTTAGAGGATGAATGGCGTGCAATTGTTGAATATTATGGCGAGGAGCCCGAATCAAATCACGAAGACATGAGTGACGAAGAGAGAACGCAAAACCAATATCGAATCGAGTCAAGACAAATAAGTTCAAACCTTCGAGCTGATTTGGTAGAACATGTTTCGACACCTCCTAGATTCAACTCCAATGAAGATGATTGA